In Scatophagus argus isolate fScaArg1 chromosome 5, fScaArg1.pri, whole genome shotgun sequence, a genomic segment contains:
- the si:dkey-202l22.3 gene encoding 7 transmembrane receptor domain-containing protein, whose translation MDVLIDEDFSVTGNTSHETGLERLEDSKSQGLNQSDPLDMFIGMELLFRFKSLFLPLYCLIVVVAGVGNSFLLACILADKKLHNATNFFIGNLAAGDLLMCLSCIPLTVSYAFDSHGWAFGRPLCHLVPLLQCATVFASVLSLTAIAVDRYIVVAHPVRRRISVWGCGAVTLGVWLLSLALAAPPSLYTRYLDLRPSGIDLVVCEEFWPDSGNLRLLYSCFILIASYMIPLLSVSVSYCAITVSLKRYSVPGEPSNSQQRWSQRRKRTFSLLVASVLAFALCWLPLQVLNLLLDLDPDFHIIGKRYVNVLQVCCHLVAMSSACYNPFIYASLHSKVRMHLKGYLCPCQRGMVERSTSRS comes from the exons ATGGATGTCCTCATCGATGAGGATTTCAGTGTGACCGGTAACACCAGCCATGAAACGGGACTGGAAAGACTAGAAGACAGCAAAAGCCAAGGACTCAATCAAAGTGACCCCCTGGACATGTTCATAGGCATGGAACTTCTTTTCCGTTTCAAatctctcttcctgcctctctACTGCCTCATAGTCGTGGTGGCCGGTGTTGGAAACTCCTTCCTGTTGGCTTGCATTTTGGCGGACAAGAAACTCCACAACGCCACTAACTTTTTCATCGGTAACTTAGCAGCTGGGGACCTGCTGATGTGTTTGAGTTGTATTCCACTGACTGTGTCTTATGCCTTCGACAGCCACGGCTGGGCTTTTGGGAGACCCCTCTGTCACCTGGTCCCCTTGCTGCAATGTGCCACTGTGTTTGCATCAGTGCTTTCACTCACTGCCATTGCAGTGGACCGCTACATTGTTGTAG CTCACCCAGTACGGAGGAGGATCTCTGTGTGGGGTTGTGGTGCAGTGACTCTGGGTGTCTGGCTTTTATCTCTGGCTTTGGCTGCACCTCCTTCTCTCTATACACGCTATCTGGACCTGCGACCAAGTGGCATCGATCTGGTAGTGTGTGAGGAATTCTGGCCAGATAGTGGCAATCTGCGGCTGCTCTATTCCTGCTTCATTCTCATAGCCTCCTATATGATCccgctgctgtcagtcagcgtATCCTACTGTGCCATCACTGTCAGCCTAAAACGTTATTCAGTACCTGGGGAGCCATCTAACAGCCAGCAGCGCTGGAGccaaaggaggaagaggacctTCTCTCTGCTGGTAGCCTCAGTCCTGGCCTTCGCGCTGTGTTGGCTGCCCTTGCAG GTGCTGAACCTGTTGCTGGACCTGGACCCAGACTTCCACATCATTGGGAAGCgttatgtaaatgtattacAAGTCTGCTGTCATTTGGTGGCTATGAGCTCTGCATGTTATAACCCCTTCATCTACGCCTCACTGCACAGCAAGGTGCGCATGCACCTGAAAGGCTACCTCTGTCCTTGCCAGAGGGGGATGGTGGAAAGATCGACGTCCAGGAGTTGA
- the gpr184 gene encoding G protein-coupled receptor 184 produces MNVTVSPITTTTNSSPECVKIGDIATSDFLMSVYILAFVSGLIFNVLTVGPIWHQMQRQNVLGIFLLNLSISDVLFLFTIPLWINYYRHQHQWMLGVTSCSVAGFFYYSNMYISIFLLCCISVDRCLVVTYPLRSKTHRTSRYAWTQCVIVYIAVVALHILVLVYDNLKDVHDDLHQNDHCYETYPMTKSVAIFNLIRVGIGFLLPLLVLAVSYWRVLATVGQSPGLTAQVKRKVRLLSFGVIGIFSVCFAPYHILLLTRSLVFFHSDEENYCKIEQEMHFFFSCTLALSSLNCVVDPVLYVMVSNGVQEELKLCWRKHRRTQTDTDCALTAYSRGKSNMNLI; encoded by the coding sequence ATGAATGTCACAGTCTCACCGATTACCACAACCACAAACTCATCTCCAGAGTGTGTTAAAATCGGGGACATTGCCACCAGTGACTTCCTGATGTCAGTTTACATCTTGGCTTTTGTTTCTGGTCTGATCTTCAATGTGCTGACAGTAGGCCCCATTTGGCACCAAATGCAGCGGCAAAATGTTCTGGGCATCTTCCTGCTCAACCTGTCCATCTCCGACGTGcttttcctcttcactattCCCCTTTGGATCAATTATTACCGGCACCAACACCAGTGGATGCTGGGAGTCACCTCTTGCAGTGTAGCTGGCTTCTTCTACTACTCCAACATGTACATCagcatcttcctcctctgctgtatTTCTGTGGACCGCTGTCTCGTGGTCACCTACCCGCTCCGCTCCAAGACTCACCGTACATCACGCTATGCCTGGACACAGTGTGTCATTGTTTATATTGCAGTGGTGGCACTGCACATATTGGTGTTGGTGTATGACAACCTTAAAGATGTTCATGATGACCTGCACCAAAATGACCATTGTTATGAAACTTACCCCATGACTAAGTCTGTGGCCATATTCAACCTTATCAGAGTGGGCATCGGCttcctgctgccactgctggtGTTGGCAGTGAGCTACTGGAGGGTGCTGGCCACTGTGGGCCAGAGTCCCGGCCTGACTGCGCAGGTTAAAAGGAAGGTTCGCCTGCTGTCCTTTGGGGTGATTGGGATATTCTCAGTTTGCTTTGCTCCGTATCACATCCTCCTGCTCACACGCTCGTTAGTCTTCTTCCACAGCGATGAAGAAAATTACTGCAAAATTGAACAAGAGATgcactttttcttctcatgtacGCTGGCATTGTCCAGTCTGAACTGTGTGGTGGACCCTGTGCTGTATGTGATGGTCAGTAACGGAGTCCAGGAAGAGCTGAAACTGTGCTGGAGGAAGCACagaagaacacagacagacacagactgcGCTCTTACTGCATACAGCAGAGGAAAGTCAAATATGAatttaatatga